A stretch of Lepisosteus oculatus isolate fLepOcu1 chromosome 11, fLepOcu1.hap2, whole genome shotgun sequence DNA encodes these proteins:
- the zmpste24 gene encoding CAAX prenyl protease 1 homolog, with product MLQFVYELSVENKIFYSVLLFSWTVYLWEAYLAYRQRKVYRSTTHVPMELGRIMDTETFEKSRLYQLDKSTFSFWSGLYSETEGTLILLLGGIPFLWKVSGGLIERAGLGPEHEISQSLMFLLLATLFSAFTGLPWSIYSTFVIEEKHGFNQQTLGFFLKDAVKKFVVTQCILLPVTSLLLYIIKIGGDYFFIYAWLFTLAVSLVLVTVYADYIAPLFDKFTPLPEGELKEDIEAMAKSISFPLTKVYVVEGSKRSSHSNAYFYGFFKNKRIVLFDTLLEDYSPLNKSGEPEPEPSEENDAAEAKPRPKNKKQGCNNREVLAVLGHELGHWKLGHTVKNIVISQMNSFLCFFLFAVLIGRKELFAAFGFHDSQPTLIGLMIIFQFIFSPYNELLSFCLTVLSRRFEFQADAFARGMGRASELYSALIKLNKDNLGFPVADWVFSMWHYSHPPLLERLQALGGPKED from the exons CGCAAGGTGTACAGGTCCACCACTCACGTGCCCATGGAACTGGGCAGGATCATGGACACGGAGACATTTGAGAAGTCGCGGCTGTACCAGCTGGACAAGAGCACTTTCAGCTTCTGGTCAGGACTGTACTCCGAGACAGAGGGGACG CTGATTCTCCTGTTAGGAGGGATTCCTTTCTTGTGGAAGGTATCGGGCGGTCTCATTGAGCGAGCTGGACTCGGACCAGAACATGAG ATTTCCCAGTCCCTCATGTTCCTGCTGCTGGCCACTCTCTTCAGTGCTTTCACTGGCCTTCCCTGGAGCATTTACAGCACCTTTGTCATCGAGGAGAAGCACGGCTTCAACCAGCAG acacTGGGTTTCTTCCTGAAGGACGCGGTAAAGAAGTTTGTGGTGACGCAGTGCATCCTGCTGCCCGTCACCTCCCTGCTGCTCTACATCATCAAAATCGGCGGAGACTACTTCTTCATCTACGCCTGGCTGTTCACCCTCGCTGTCTCTCTG GTGCTGGTGACAGTCTACGCCGACTACATTGCTCCACTGTTTGACAAGTTCACCCCCCTGCCTGAAGGGGAGCTGAAGGAGGACATTGAGGCCATGGCAAAGTCAATCAGCTTTCCTCTCACTAAAGTCTACGTGGTGGAAG GGTCCAAGCGCTCGTCCCACAGCAATGCCTATTTCTACGGGTTTTTCAAGAACAAGCGCATCGTGCTCTTTGACACCCTGCTGGAGGACTACTCTCCTCTGAACAAGTCCGGGGAGCCGGAGCCGGAGCCCAGTGAGGAGAACGACGCCGCCGAGGCCAAGCCCAGGCCCAAG AATAAGAAGCAGGGCTGTAACAACCGTGAGGTTCTGGCTGTGCTGGGCCACGAGCTGGGCCACTGGAAACTGGGCCACACTGTGAAGAACATTGTCATCAGCCAG ATGAACTCCTTCCTGTGCTTCTTCCTCTTTGCTGTTCTGATTGGTCGTAAGGAGCTCTTCGCTGCCTTTGGGTTCCACGACAGCCAGCCCACCCTGATTGGCCTGATGATCATCTTCCAGTTCATCTTCTCCCCCTACAATGAG CTGCTGTCTTTCTGCCTGacggtcctcagccgcaggTTCGAGTTCCAGGCGGACGCCTTTGCCCGCGGCATGGGCAGGGCCTCGGAGCTCTACTCCGCCCTCATCAAGCTCAACAAGGACAACCTGGGCTTCCCGGTGGCGGACTGGGTGTTCTCCATGTGGCACTACTCCCACCCCCCGCTGCTGGAGCGCCTGCAGGCTCTCGGGGGCCCGAAGGAAGACTGA